In Calothrix sp. PCC 7507, one DNA window encodes the following:
- the devC gene encoding ABC transporter permease DevC, whose product MRFIEKLRRRTPLGWLQLSHEKSRLLVALSGIAFADVLMFMQFGFQSALYDSNTRLHRRLLSDIVLIGSQTRNLQRISTFSRRRLYQAMDVPGVKSADAMYVSNMLWKNPQTHRETEILVIGVNADKPTVDLPEVNQQLQAIKLPYNVLFDRGSRGEYKETIAQIEQGKTVTTELEKRTITIRGLFKVGASFGADGTLITSDENFLRLFTRQQASSVSVGLIQLQPGADLQQVVAVLKSHLKDDVKVLTHKEFIEFENDFWRRNSPIGFIFNLGVSMGFSVGVILVYQVLSTDVNTHVKEYATFKAMGYPNLYLLGVVFEEAVILAMLGFIPGTAVSLGLYYLTRNATNLPMYMTVIRGLQVLILTMIMCAISGAIATRKLQSADPADMF is encoded by the coding sequence ATGAGATTCATTGAAAAACTGCGACGACGAACACCTCTAGGATGGCTGCAACTCAGTCATGAAAAAAGTCGGCTGCTAGTAGCATTATCAGGTATTGCCTTTGCTGATGTGCTGATGTTCATGCAATTTGGCTTTCAGAGTGCCCTATATGACAGCAACACTAGACTACATCGCCGCTTACTCTCAGACATCGTTTTAATCGGTTCTCAAACCCGTAATCTGCAAAGAATATCTACATTTTCACGGCGGCGACTTTATCAAGCAATGGATGTTCCAGGCGTGAAGTCAGCAGATGCAATGTATGTCAGCAACATGCTCTGGAAAAATCCGCAAACACATCGGGAAACAGAGATTTTAGTTATTGGTGTGAATGCAGACAAGCCAACGGTTGACTTACCAGAAGTCAATCAACAATTGCAGGCAATTAAGTTACCTTATAATGTCCTCTTCGACCGTGGTTCGAGAGGAGAATACAAAGAAACGATCGCTCAAATTGAACAGGGCAAAACCGTAACAACCGAATTAGAAAAGCGCACAATTACTATTAGAGGTTTATTCAAAGTTGGAGCGTCTTTTGGGGCTGATGGTACTTTGATCACCAGTGACGAAAACTTTTTGCGCCTATTTACTCGGCAACAAGCCTCTAGTGTCAGCGTAGGGTTGATTCAATTACAACCAGGTGCAGATTTACAGCAAGTAGTAGCGGTGTTGAAATCCCATTTAAAAGATGATGTCAAAGTACTTACCCACAAAGAATTTATTGAATTTGAGAATGACTTTTGGCGCAGAAACTCCCCTATCGGGTTTATTTTCAACCTAGGTGTATCAATGGGGTTTTCAGTGGGAGTAATTCTTGTTTATCAAGTCCTCTCCACAGATGTGAATACCCACGTTAAAGAATATGCCACCTTCAAAGCAATGGGATATCCCAATTTATACCTGTTAGGTGTGGTATTTGAAGAAGCAGTAATTTTGGCTATGCTAGGCTTCATACCTGGTACAGCAGTATCTTTGGGACTTTATTATCTCACGCGAAATGCCACAAACTTACCAATGTATATGACCGTAATTCGAGGATTGCAAGTGCTAATTTTAACTATGATTATGTGTGCAATTTCTGGAGCGATCGCCACTCGCAAATTACAGTCTGCTGACCCCGCTGATATGTTTTAA
- a CDS encoding late competence development ComFB family protein gives MSVMSIEKIVEQALEDGYLTPAMEAEVGRICDNASELSIEEYMALDRLMGALLTGEVVAVPRKQFINVMEELVLTEAIARVADIEATSESSLDVGDIAAYALNRLPPLYATTEEGANYQRQRAKAELQELIAQQIGEAIGRYLDRPTNDNKTPVTTKNTGNEVLRQVSNLLQVYAPSFEQKSPN, from the coding sequence ATGAGCGTTATGAGTATTGAAAAAATTGTTGAACAAGCTCTCGAAGATGGTTATCTTACGCCAGCAATGGAAGCAGAAGTCGGGCGCATCTGTGACAATGCCTCGGAACTCTCAATAGAGGAGTACATGGCTTTAGATCGGCTGATGGGGGCGCTGTTGACTGGTGAAGTGGTGGCGGTACCTCGCAAACAGTTCATTAACGTCATGGAAGAGTTGGTTTTAACAGAAGCGATCGCCCGAGTAGCAGACATTGAAGCTACCAGTGAAAGTTCCCTGGATGTAGGCGATATTGCGGCTTATGCCCTCAACCGCCTTCCTCCCTTATATGCCACAACAGAAGAAGGTGCTAACTACCAGCGCCAACGTGCTAAAGCAGAACTTCAGGAATTGATCGCCCAACAAATTGGCGAAGCGATCGGTCGTTATCTAGATCGACCCACCAATGACAACAAGACTCCAGTCACGACTAAAAATACTGGCAATGAAGTTCTGCGCCAAGTCAGCAACCTGCTTCAAGTCTACGCACCCAGTTTTGAGCAAAAATCACCAAATTAA
- a CDS encoding toxin-antitoxin system HicB family antitoxin: MLVRMPKSLHRRLAETAERESISLNQYIVSLLSAVK; this comes from the coding sequence TTGTTGGTGCGAATGCCAAAATCTTTACATCGTCGTTTAGCTGAGACTGCTGAACGAGAAAGTATAAGTCTCAATCAGTATATTGTGTCTTTATTGAGTGCAGTTAAATAA
- a CDS encoding AEC family transporter: protein MIETLFHAYTPLFTWIGLGFLISRFIPDSFLKLLGQALYWVGVPLQLLVLARHTNLSNGGLIPAIAVGVLLLSLVLALLMWWAVQWFMNRKVQPKQDSLDLPIDNSLNSSSLGSFILAAILGNTGFVGLTLTQVLASPENNDWAVLFSVTNNVVGTYGIAVLIASYFGNRETKNHWWTQLWDLITVPSLWTFFIGLNTQFVKLPEVVELGLEQAVWVVIAFALSLVGLRLGRMKGWKSLGIASIASVLKVLIVPAIVGLGATYLGVIGEQRLVLVLMSGTPTGLSVLILAEVYDLDRNLLASSIALTFVGLFLALPLWLFWFG, encoded by the coding sequence ATGATTGAAACCCTATTCCATGCCTACACCCCTTTATTCACCTGGATAGGCTTAGGATTTTTAATATCTCGTTTCATCCCCGATAGTTTTCTGAAGCTATTGGGTCAAGCACTTTACTGGGTGGGAGTTCCACTACAGCTTTTAGTTCTGGCCCGTCACACAAACTTATCAAATGGTGGACTCATACCTGCGATCGCCGTGGGAGTATTGCTATTGAGTCTGGTTTTGGCACTGCTAATGTGGTGGGCGGTGCAATGGTTCATGAATAGAAAGGTGCAACCAAAACAAGATAGTCTGGATTTGCCTATTGATAATTCATTGAATAGCTCAAGTTTGGGTAGCTTTATTCTAGCGGCAATTTTGGGCAATACAGGCTTTGTGGGACTGACACTAACACAGGTACTAGCTAGCCCTGAAAATAATGACTGGGCGGTGTTATTCAGCGTCACCAACAACGTTGTCGGCACATATGGCATTGCGGTCTTAATCGCTAGCTATTTTGGCAATAGGGAAACCAAAAACCATTGGTGGACTCAGTTGTGGGATTTAATCACTGTCCCCAGCTTGTGGACATTTTTTATTGGCTTGAACACCCAGTTTGTGAAATTGCCAGAAGTGGTTGAATTAGGGCTAGAACAAGCAGTTTGGGTAGTTATTGCATTCGCCTTATCACTGGTTGGTTTACGACTAGGGCGAATGAAAGGCTGGAAAAGCTTGGGAATCGCCTCAATTGCCAGTGTATTGAAAGTTTTGATTGTGCCTGCGATCGTCGGGCTAGGTGCTACCTATTTAGGTGTCATTGGCGAACAGCGTTTAGTACTAGTGCTGATGTCTGGAACACCTACAGGGCTTTCAGTGTTGATTTTGGCAGAAGTTTATGACCTCGATCGCAATTTGTTAGCTAGCAGTATTGCCCTGACGTTTGTCGGGTTATTTTTAGCACTTCCCCTCTGGCTATTTTGGTTTGGGTGA
- a CDS encoding M23 family metallopeptidase has translation MTSDRTSNSPKKLLGLGINAFKPNHRVAKMLTGMLAVVPLALALPVAALQVKVNPTNPQLGDTLSVVITQDNQGNSNNPTVAVGEKTYPAFEIAPNQYRAFIPTTPLEKAGARTLRIAGDGQEQNVPIQVRKRTFPVQRINLPPGKAGLEATELELKRVAAFKALQTPQKYWSGSFLAPNAGRMSTIYGVRRYYNGKFAEDYYHRGVDYAGATGSPVIAPAAGRVALVGTVSQGFRVHGNVIGIDHGQGVTSIFMHLSRINVKEGDFVKAGQQIGAVGATGAATGPHLHWGLYVNGLSIDPIPWRTKVFD, from the coding sequence ATGACTAGCGATCGCACCAGTAATTCCCCAAAAAAGTTGCTTGGCTTGGGAATCAACGCTTTTAAACCCAATCACCGGGTAGCAAAGATGTTAACGGGGATGTTGGCTGTTGTCCCCCTTGCCCTAGCATTACCTGTAGCAGCGTTGCAAGTAAAGGTTAATCCCACCAATCCCCAGTTGGGAGATACATTGTCAGTGGTGATTACTCAAGATAATCAGGGAAATAGTAACAATCCCACAGTAGCGGTTGGAGAAAAGACTTATCCAGCATTTGAAATAGCACCCAATCAATATCGGGCTTTTATTCCCACAACTCCCTTAGAAAAGGCTGGCGCCAGGACACTACGGATTGCCGGAGATGGACAGGAACAAAATGTGCCTATCCAGGTAAGAAAGCGCACATTTCCTGTCCAACGCATTAACTTACCACCAGGAAAAGCTGGATTAGAAGCAACAGAGCTAGAACTCAAGCGTGTGGCAGCTTTCAAGGCACTACAAACACCCCAAAAGTATTGGAGTGGATCTTTTTTAGCACCAAACGCTGGGCGAATGAGTACAATCTATGGTGTACGTCGCTACTATAATGGTAAATTTGCAGAAGACTACTATCATCGTGGCGTTGACTACGCTGGTGCAACGGGTTCACCCGTAATTGCACCTGCTGCTGGCCGGGTTGCGTTGGTAGGCACAGTATCCCAAGGGTTCCGGGTACACGGTAACGTAATTGGCATTGACCACGGTCAAGGAGTAACCAGTATTTTCATGCACCTAAGTCGCATTAATGTCAAAGAAGGCGATTTTGTCAAAGCTGGCCAACAAATTGGCGCAGTTGGTGCAACAGGTGCTGCCACTGGTCCTCATTTGCACTGGGGTCTATATGTTAATGGGCTATCTATTGACCCAATACCCTGGCGAACCAAGGTCTTTGATTAA
- a CDS encoding DevA family ABC transporter ATP-binding protein: MSPVISIQNLDHYFGQGSLRKQVLSNINLEINTGEIIIMTGPSGSGKTTLLTLIGGLRSAQFGSLQVLGQELCGASTQQLIQARKNNGYIFQAHNLHGSLTAIQNVKMGLELHDRIGCTEMQTRSTQMLEQVGLGNRLNYYPDQLSGGQKQRVAIARALVSHPQIVLADEPTAALDSQSGRDVVNLMQKLAREQGCTILIVTHDNRILDIGDRLIHMEDGKLKSKVKI; encoded by the coding sequence ATGTCCCCAGTTATTAGTATCCAAAACCTTGATCATTACTTTGGACAGGGTTCACTTCGTAAACAAGTTTTATCTAACATCAACCTAGAAATTAACACTGGTGAAATTATTATCATGACTGGACCATCTGGTTCTGGTAAGACGACATTGCTGACATTAATCGGTGGATTGCGTTCTGCCCAGTTTGGCAGTTTACAAGTGCTAGGACAAGAACTTTGCGGTGCTAGTACACAACAACTAATACAAGCACGAAAAAATAACGGCTATATTTTCCAAGCACACAATCTACATGGTAGTTTGACAGCAATCCAGAACGTCAAAATGGGTTTAGAACTGCACGATCGCATTGGATGCACAGAGATGCAAACCAGGTCAACCCAGATGCTAGAGCAAGTAGGATTGGGAAATCGCCTCAATTACTATCCCGATCAGTTGTCAGGGGGACAAAAACAACGAGTAGCGATCGCCCGCGCTTTAGTCAGTCATCCGCAAATTGTCCTTGCAGATGAACCCACCGCCGCCCTTGATAGTCAATCGGGTCGAGATGTAGTCAACCTCATGCAAAAACTTGCCAGAGAACAAGGCTGTACCATTCTCATAGTGACTCATGACAACCGCATTTTGGATATAGGCGATCGCCTCATCCACATGGAAGATGGTAAGTTAAAGTCAAAAGTAAAAATTTAA